In one window of Paracoccus saliphilus DNA:
- a CDS encoding NAD(P)/FAD-dependent oxidoreductase — protein MLDSALSDHVQNVLDEFGAALEAGDIDRAAQMFVTDCYWRDLVAFTWNLRTMEGQGQVADMLRAQLRTTKPTGWKLAENEVPAEEDGVVTAWITFETAAARGYGLVRLRDGRIWTLLTAMQELKGHEEAKGFARPLGAKHGAGKNRQSWKEEREVEAAELGYSRQPYTVIIGGGQGGIALGARLRQLGVPTIVLDKHDRPGDQWRKRYKSLCLHDPVWYDHLPYIKFPDNWPVFTPKDKVGDWLEMYAKVMELNYWTRSTCQRASYDEATKEWTVAVDRDGEEVVLKPKQLVLATGMSGKPNVPKFPGADSFKGEQQHSSQHPGPDAYKGKKVVIIGSNNSAHDIAAALWEHDVDVTMIQRSSTHIVRSDTLMDIGLGGLYSEQAVQNGVTTEKADLIFASLPYKIMHEWQIPLYDQMRERDKAFYDGLEKAGFKLDWGDDGSGLFMKYLRRGSGYYIDVGASQLIIDGKVKLAKGQVTEIVPDGIKLDTGEVLPADLIVYATGYGSMNGWAADLMGQEIADKVGKVWGLGSDTTKDPGPWEGEQRNMWKPTQQEALWFHGGNLHQSRHYSLYLALQLKARMEGIETPVYKLQEVHHLS, from the coding sequence ATGCTTGATTCCGCATTGTCAGACCACGTGCAGAACGTGCTGGACGAATTCGGCGCGGCACTGGAGGCCGGCGATATAGACCGCGCCGCGCAAATGTTCGTGACGGATTGCTACTGGCGCGATCTGGTCGCTTTTACCTGGAACCTGCGCACCATGGAGGGGCAGGGCCAGGTTGCCGACATGCTGCGTGCGCAGCTTAGAACGACAAAGCCGACCGGTTGGAAACTGGCCGAAAACGAAGTTCCCGCAGAAGAGGATGGGGTAGTTACTGCTTGGATCACCTTCGAGACCGCCGCGGCGCGGGGGTATGGCCTTGTCCGCCTGCGCGACGGCAGGATCTGGACCCTGCTGACCGCTATGCAGGAACTCAAGGGCCATGAGGAGGCCAAGGGCTTTGCCCGGCCCTTGGGCGCGAAACACGGCGCAGGCAAGAACCGGCAAAGCTGGAAGGAGGAGCGCGAGGTCGAGGCCGCCGAGTTGGGCTATAGCCGCCAGCCATATACGGTCATCATCGGCGGCGGACAGGGCGGCATCGCCCTTGGCGCGAGGTTGCGGCAGCTTGGCGTGCCGACCATCGTACTGGACAAGCACGACCGCCCCGGCGACCAGTGGCGCAAACGTTACAAGTCGCTGTGCCTGCATGACCCGGTCTGGTACGACCACCTGCCTTATATCAAATTTCCCGACAACTGGCCGGTCTTTACGCCCAAGGACAAGGTGGGCGACTGGCTGGAGATGTATGCCAAGGTCATGGAGCTGAACTACTGGACGCGCAGCACCTGCCAGCGCGCCAGCTATGACGAGGCGACAAAGGAATGGACCGTCGCGGTGGATCGCGACGGCGAAGAGGTGGTGTTGAAGCCGAAACAGCTGGTGCTGGCCACCGGCATGTCGGGCAAGCCGAATGTGCCGAAATTCCCCGGCGCCGACAGTTTCAAGGGTGAGCAACAACACTCATCGCAGCATCCCGGCCCTGACGCCTACAAGGGCAAGAAGGTTGTGATCATCGGCTCGAACAACTCGGCCCACGACATCGCCGCCGCGTTGTGGGAGCATGACGTCGACGTGACGATGATTCAAAGGTCCAGCACGCATATCGTCCGCTCGGACACGCTGATGGATATCGGGCTTGGCGGTCTGTATTCCGAGCAGGCGGTGCAGAACGGCGTGACTACGGAAAAGGCCGACCTGATCTTTGCCTCGCTGCCCTACAAGATCATGCATGAATGGCAGATTCCGCTCTACGACCAGATGCGCGAACGGGACAAGGCGTTCTATGACGGGCTGGAAAAAGCCGGGTTCAAGCTGGACTGGGGCGATGACGGCTCGGGCCTGTTCATGAAATATCTGCGCCGCGGTTCCGGCTATTACATTGATGTAGGTGCAAGCCAGTTGATTATCGACGGCAAGGTCAAGCTGGCCAAGGGTCAAGTGACCGAGATCGTTCCCGATGGCATCAAGCTGGACACGGGCGAGGTACTGCCCGCAGATCTGATCGTTTATGCCACCGGCTATGGCTCGATGAATGGCTGGGCCGCCGACCTGATGGGGCAGGAGATCGCGGACAAGGTCGGCAAGGTTTGGGGTCTCGGTTCTGACACCACCAAGGATCCCGGTCCGTGGGAAGGCGAGCAGCGCAACATGTGGAAACCCACCCAGCAGGAGGCGCTGTGGTTCCACGGCGGCAACCTGCACCAGTCGCGGCATTACTCGCTGTATCTGGCATTGCAGCTCAAGGCGCGGATGGAGGGGATCGAGACCCCCGTCTACAAGCTGCAGGAAGTGCATCATCTGTCCTGA
- a CDS encoding sigma-54-dependent Fis family transcriptional regulator produces MRDTDHVREIDRVLRGQTTGRDGVVSESWRRCVETYGMDPSRPSPAHIVTEAELRAHREQSERLIAIARSGLDSLFRQVAGQNYVLLLADAKGVTVDFFGDRRFEDDLRTAGLYMGSDWSENRAGTCGVGSCIVTGEAITIHQTDHFDLHHTPLSCTAAPIFDTSGNLSAVLDLSLLRSPQPKASQNLAMNLVCSSARRVEMANLMAMTRRDWVLRFSASPEFLEVDPEAAIALDDSGRVIGLTHAAQQVLGSQSGSLLGRRLDQVMELSVDDLPELMRGRPTEERVIRLHDGRALFGHAIAPQTARVPRQTGIALPGGLSSIAGPDPAMQALLTRAAKLARTQIPLLLSGETGTGKHRLARAIHMCETDARPFIQLDCARADPAAIDAMLPSAGTPGTLFMQGVDDLSPAGQAAILRLLTDAKLRVIASVRDDLSAMTRSGAFRGDLFFRIAGATLSVPPLRLRQDFDWLLDRLLRQRNPDGLRLTPAARSELKARSWPGNLRELGNTLDVAVSLAEGADIDITDLPDPVLVETRADDAECLESLLDACGWNMAQTARRLGVNRSTILRRVQRLGLTPPQ; encoded by the coding sequence ATGCGGGACACCGATCATGTGCGCGAAATCGACCGGGTGCTGCGCGGGCAAACGACCGGGCGCGACGGCGTCGTGTCCGAAAGCTGGCGGCGCTGCGTCGAGACCTATGGCATGGATCCCTCGCGCCCATCGCCCGCCCATATCGTCACCGAGGCCGAGCTGCGCGCCCATCGCGAGCAATCCGAGCGGCTGATCGCCATCGCCCGTTCGGGGCTGGATTCGCTGTTCCGGCAAGTGGCCGGGCAGAACTACGTGCTGCTGCTGGCCGATGCCAAAGGCGTCACGGTCGATTTCTTTGGCGACCGGCGCTTCGAGGACGATCTGCGGACGGCGGGGCTTTACATGGGCTCGGACTGGTCCGAGAACCGGGCGGGAACCTGCGGGGTCGGTTCATGCATCGTCACCGGCGAGGCGATCACCATCCACCAGACCGACCATTTCGACCTGCATCACACGCCGCTGTCCTGCACGGCCGCCCCTATATTCGACACCTCGGGCAATCTTTCGGCGGTACTGGACCTGTCACTGCTGCGCTCGCCCCAGCCCAAGGCCAGCCAGAATCTCGCGATGAACCTGGTCTGCTCCTCGGCCCGCCGCGTCGAAATGGCGAACCTGATGGCGATGACCCGTCGCGACTGGGTGCTACGTTTCTCGGCCAGCCCCGAATTTCTAGAGGTCGATCCCGAGGCCGCCATCGCATTGGATGACTCGGGCCGGGTCATCGGGCTGACCCATGCGGCGCAGCAGGTGCTGGGTTCGCAAAGCGGCAGCCTGCTGGGGCGGCGTCTGGATCAGGTAATGGAATTGTCGGTCGATGACCTGCCCGAACTGATGCGCGGGCGGCCAACCGAGGAACGGGTCATCCGGCTGCATGACGGCCGGGCGCTTTTTGGCCATGCGATCGCGCCGCAAACCGCGCGAGTGCCGCGCCAGACCGGAATCGCGCTGCCGGGCGGCCTGTCCAGTATTGCGGGCCCGGATCCGGCAATGCAGGCGTTACTGACACGGGCAGCAAAGCTGGCGCGAACGCAAATTCCGCTGCTGCTGAGCGGAGAGACCGGGACAGGCAAGCACCGGCTGGCCCGAGCCATTCATATGTGCGAAACCGACGCGCGGCCCTTTATCCAGCTGGATTGCGCCAGGGCCGATCCAGCCGCCATCGACGCCATGCTACCCAGCGCGGGAACCCCTGGCACGCTGTTCATGCAAGGTGTGGACGATCTCTCCCCTGCAGGGCAGGCAGCGATCTTGCGGCTGCTGACCGACGCCAAACTGCGGGTGATCGCCTCGGTCCGCGATGATCTGTCTGCGATGACTCGCTCAGGCGCGTTCCGGGGCGACCTGTTCTTTCGTATTGCCGGGGCCACGCTGTCAGTGCCTCCGCTGCGATTGCGGCAGGATTTCGACTGGCTGCTCGACCGGCTTCTGCGGCAACGCAACCCGGACGGCTTGCGGCTGACCCCTGCGGCGCGATCTGAACTCAAGGCCCGCAGCTGGCCGGGCAATCTGCGCGAATTGGGCAATACGCTCGATGTTGCCGTCAGCCTGGCCGAGGGCGCGGATATCGATATCACCGACCTGCCCGACCCCGTGCTGGTCGAAACTCGCGCGGATGATGCCGAATGCCTCGAATCACTATTGGATGCCTGCGGCTGGAACATGGCGCAGACCGCGCGGCGATTGGGGGTAAATCGCTCGACCATCCTGCGCCGGGTGCAGCGCCTGGGGCTGACTCCCCCGCAATAG
- a CDS encoding acyl CoA:acetate/3-ketoacid CoA transferase, whose amino-acid sequence MQKNKVLQADEAVSLIRDNDVIATTGFVQSCIPEALHAALEKRFVETGAPRDLTLIMCAGAGDSKGLGTGRLHHEGLLKRVIAANFGRMPKVAQAAVENRIQGYNLPQGVISKLYRSCASGSPGLFTKVGLHTYVDPRLGGGKVNEITTEDIVRMVEVDGEEWLFYKATPIDVALIRATSADPSGNLGMEKECLTLDVLAQAMAAHNNGGVVIAQVERIVEQGSIRPKEVRVPGILVDCVVVADSAEMHRMNYGVEYNPALSGEIRVPVASMVKMPLDARKVVARRAAFELPLNGVINLGVGAPDGVAAVASEEKATPFITMTTEAGAIGGVLAGSSSFGASTNADSIIDQNQMFDFYHGGGLDLTCLGMAECDRQGNVNTSRFGGRLNGCGGFIDISQNSRAVVFAGTFTAGGLKAEVGGGELRILQEGRSRKFVQAVEQITFSGSYAARRSQPVIYVTERCVFQLTQGGLELIEVAPGIDIDRDILAQMDFTPVINKPVPMDIRIFTDAPMELMSDLLNLKLSERVSYDPERNILFLNLEGWSVRKESDIDDLQKVLVNACEKAGRRVNSVVNHDGCRIAEDLYDRYADMIEYLMEYHYATTTRYSTSAFMRMKMQEALSRRGLQPHIFERAEEAHAKLAEK is encoded by the coding sequence ATGCAAAAGAACAAGGTTCTCCAGGCCGACGAGGCCGTGTCCCTCATCCGCGACAACGATGTGATCGCGACCACCGGCTTCGTACAGAGCTGTATTCCCGAAGCTTTGCATGCGGCGCTTGAGAAGAGGTTCGTGGAGACCGGCGCCCCGCGCGATCTCACGCTGATCATGTGTGCCGGGGCCGGCGACAGCAAGGGGCTGGGAACCGGACGGTTGCATCATGAGGGCCTGCTCAAGCGCGTCATTGCCGCGAATTTCGGCCGCATGCCGAAAGTCGCGCAGGCGGCTGTGGAGAACAGGATCCAAGGCTACAATCTTCCGCAGGGTGTGATCTCCAAGCTTTACCGTTCCTGCGCCTCCGGTTCGCCCGGGCTGTTCACGAAAGTCGGTCTGCATACCTATGTCGATCCCCGTCTTGGCGGCGGCAAGGTTAACGAGATCACCACCGAAGACATCGTCCGCATGGTCGAGGTCGACGGGGAGGAATGGCTGTTCTACAAGGCCACGCCGATCGATGTTGCGCTGATCCGCGCCACCAGTGCCGATCCCTCTGGCAATCTGGGCATGGAAAAGGAATGCCTGACGCTGGATGTGCTGGCGCAGGCGATGGCCGCGCATAACAATGGCGGCGTGGTGATCGCCCAGGTCGAACGCATCGTCGAGCAGGGCTCCATCCGGCCGAAGGAAGTGCGAGTGCCAGGCATCCTCGTGGACTGCGTTGTGGTTGCCGATTCCGCCGAGATGCATCGCATGAACTACGGCGTTGAATACAATCCTGCCCTGTCGGGCGAGATCCGCGTACCGGTTGCAAGCATGGTGAAGATGCCGCTGGACGCGCGCAAGGTCGTCGCCCGCCGCGCTGCCTTCGAGCTTCCCCTGAACGGTGTGATCAATCTTGGCGTTGGTGCGCCGGACGGGGTCGCGGCGGTGGCAAGCGAGGAAAAGGCCACGCCTTTCATCACCATGACCACCGAAGCCGGCGCCATTGGCGGCGTGCTGGCGGGAAGTTCCAGTTTCGGGGCCTCGACCAATGCGGATTCGATCATCGACCAGAACCAGATGTTCGATTTCTACCATGGCGGCGGGCTGGACCTGACTTGCCTCGGGATGGCGGAATGCGACCGGCAGGGCAACGTGAACACCAGCCGCTTCGGCGGGCGTCTCAACGGGTGCGGCGGGTTCATCGACATTTCGCAGAACTCCCGCGCCGTGGTCTTTGCCGGGACCTTCACCGCCGGCGGCCTCAAGGCGGAGGTCGGCGGCGGTGAGCTCCGTATCCTGCAGGAAGGCAGGTCGCGCAAGTTCGTGCAGGCAGTCGAACAGATCACCTTCTCGGGCAGCTACGCGGCCCGACGTTCGCAGCCGGTGATTTATGTGACCGAACGCTGCGTGTTCCAGTTGACGCAGGGCGGTCTCGAACTCATCGAAGTCGCGCCTGGCATCGATATCGACCGCGACATCCTTGCCCAAATGGATTTCACCCCGGTCATCAACAAGCCGGTGCCGATGGATATTCGTATCTTCACCGACGCGCCGATGGAGTTGATGTCCGACTTGCTGAACCTCAAGCTGTCCGAGCGCGTCAGCTATGACCCCGAGCGCAACATATTGTTCCTCAATCTGGAAGGTTGGAGCGTGCGCAAGGAGAGCGACATTGACGATTTGCAGAAGGTTCTGGTCAACGCCTGTGAGAAGGCAGGCCGGCGGGTGAATTCGGTGGTCAACCATGATGGCTGTCGTATCGCCGAGGATCTGTACGACCGTTACGCGGACATGATCGAATACCTGATGGAATATCATTACGCGACGACCACGCGCTACAGTACAAGCGCCTTCATGAGAATGAAAATGCAGGAGGCGCTATCGCGCCGTGGCCTGCAACCGCATATCTTCGAGCGCGCCGAGGAAGCACATGCGAAATTGGCGGAGAAGTGA
- a CDS encoding delta-class carbonic anhydrase, whose protein sequence is MSTEIFKLSAALLAMTGTAALADDRSKAVSDEVIGAQRAALASATDGAGFGPQAPRDIDSATGNNRRVFGASSSFARMNLCNIHFHESAEHKGGEFTTYAGNGDGHGYGTGFKYDGDLSEAELAPIDMSVGGSKYGGLEPGDTIEIHFVYSSAEVSPGPALDACMSAAVKKPDLRVEAVIAVLVSNGGANFTEMTDVEIADGLYQAVNLPSDLGKPVVYAGSTTGPDYNEEGSPYQVTWSVRPQVAKLDIASVDTWLKNNLFEEKHAHAVRNLIIDPDLLAPIMR, encoded by the coding sequence TTGTCCACAGAAATCTTCAAACTGAGTGCTGCACTACTTGCTATGACGGGAACCGCCGCACTGGCAGATGACAGGAGCAAAGCCGTATCCGACGAGGTGATCGGAGCCCAGCGTGCCGCTTTGGCCTCCGCAACCGATGGTGCTGGCTTCGGTCCACAGGCACCGCGAGATATTGATAGTGCCACAGGGAACAACCGCCGCGTTTTCGGGGCCTCGTCCTCATTTGCAAGAATGAATCTCTGCAATATCCATTTTCATGAAAGTGCTGAGCACAAGGGCGGAGAGTTTACCACTTACGCCGGCAACGGCGATGGTCATGGGTATGGTACAGGCTTCAAGTATGACGGTGACCTTTCCGAGGCTGAACTGGCGCCGATCGACATGAGCGTGGGCGGTAGCAAGTATGGTGGACTCGAGCCTGGAGACACGATCGAAATCCATTTCGTGTACTCCTCAGCAGAGGTCAGCCCCGGCCCAGCCCTTGACGCCTGCATGAGTGCTGCGGTCAAAAAACCGGACCTGCGGGTGGAGGCCGTGATTGCTGTTCTGGTCAGCAATGGTGGTGCGAATTTCACCGAGATGACGGATGTCGAAATTGCTGATGGCCTGTACCAGGCGGTAAACTTGCCCTCCGATCTGGGAAAACCCGTTGTCTATGCCGGCTCCACCACTGGTCCAGACTACAATGAAGAAGGTTCACCTTACCAGGTAACCTGGAGTGTTCGTCCGCAGGTCGCGAAACTGGACATTGCGTCGGTGGATACGTGGCTGAAGAACAACCTGTTCGAGGAGAAACACGCGCATGCGGTGCGTAACCTGATCATAGATCCGGATCTTCTGGCGCCGATCATGCGTTAA
- a CDS encoding NAD(P)(+) transhydrogenase (Re/Si-specific) subunit beta: MEYGFTTAAYVVAAILFILSLGGLSGQESAKRAIWYGIAGMALAVLATLFGPGAGNWFLSVVMITIGGAVGFVVAKRVQMTEMPQLVAAMHSLVGLAAVFVGFNAQIEMARMLRIKAENAAHEFQGFAAVLAHKTPAELAMLKIEVFLGIFIGAITFTGSVVAFGKLAGKVDGKPKKLPGGHMLNAGALGLSILFGILYCTGVGSGVFWLILIALLAFFIGYHLIMGIGGADMPVVVSMLNSYSGWAAAAIGFTLGNDLLIVTGALVGSSGAILSYIMCKAMNRHFVSVILGGFGGEQGPAAEIEGEQIAIDADGVAAALNEADSVIIVPGYGMAVAQAQAAVSELTRKLRAAGKEVRFAIHPVAGRLPGHMNVLLAEARVPYDIVLEMEEINEDFPSTDVVIVIGSNDIVNPAAQEDPNSPIAGMPVLEVWKAKQVFVSKRGQGTGYSGIENPLFFKENTRMFYGDANESVNKLMPMID; the protein is encoded by the coding sequence ATGGAATACGGATTCACCACTGCCGCTTATGTGGTCGCCGCGATCCTGTTCATCCTGTCTTTGGGTGGGCTTTCGGGTCAGGAAAGCGCCAAGCGCGCGATCTGGTACGGTATCGCCGGCATGGCGCTGGCCGTGCTGGCCACGCTGTTCGGTCCCGGCGCGGGCAACTGGTTTCTGTCGGTCGTGATGATCACGATTGGTGGCGCCGTCGGTTTTGTGGTCGCCAAGCGCGTCCAGATGACCGAAATGCCGCAACTGGTTGCCGCGATGCACAGCCTTGTCGGGCTGGCCGCCGTTTTCGTGGGCTTCAACGCCCAGATCGAAATGGCGCGCATGTTGCGGATCAAGGCCGAGAACGCGGCGCATGAGTTCCAGGGCTTTGCCGCCGTTCTGGCGCACAAGACGCCCGCCGAACTGGCAATGCTGAAGATCGAGGTTTTCCTGGGCATCTTCATCGGCGCCATCACCTTCACCGGCTCGGTCGTGGCCTTCGGCAAGCTTGCCGGCAAGGTCGATGGCAAGCCCAAGAAGCTGCCCGGCGGGCATATGCTGAATGCCGGCGCGTTGGGGTTGTCGATCCTGTTCGGCATTCTCTACTGCACCGGGGTCGGATCCGGCGTGTTCTGGCTGATCCTGATCGCGCTTCTGGCTTTCTTCATCGGCTATCACCTGATCATGGGTATCGGCGGCGCCGATATGCCGGTCGTCGTCTCGATGCTGAACAGCTATTCTGGTTGGGCGGCCGCGGCCATCGGCTTCACGCTCGGCAATGACCTGCTGATCGTGACCGGCGCGCTGGTCGGCTCTTCGGGTGCGATCCTCAGCTATATCATGTGCAAGGCGATGAATCGGCATTTCGTCAGCGTGATCCTTGGCGGCTTCGGCGGCGAACAGGGTCCGGCGGCGGAAATCGAGGGCGAGCAGATCGCCATCGATGCCGACGGCGTGGCCGCCGCGCTGAACGAGGCCGACAGCGTGATCATCGTGCCGGGCTATGGCATGGCGGTGGCGCAGGCGCAGGCCGCGGTCAGCGAGCTGACCCGCAAGCTGCGGGCCGCAGGCAAGGAGGTTCGCTTCGCGATCCACCCGGTCGCAGGCCGCTTGCCGGGGCATATGAACGTGCTGCTGGCCGAGGCGCGGGTGCCTTACGATATCGTGCTGGAGATGGAGGAGATCAACGAGGATTTCCCGTCCACGGATGTGGTGATCGTCATCGGTTCGAACGACATCGTGAACCCGGCCGCGCAAGAGGACCCCAACAGCCCCATCGCCGGCATGCCGGTGCTGGAGGTCTGGAAGGCCAAGCAGGTCTTCGTGTCCAAGCGCGGACAGGGCACCGGCTATTCCGGCATCGAGAACCCGCTGTTCTTCAAGGAGAACACCAGGATGTTCTATGGAGATGCCAATGAATCCGTGAACAAGCTCATGCCGATGATCGATTGA
- a CDS encoding Re/Si-specific NAD(P)(+) transhydrogenase subunit alpha, with the protein MKIGALKESYEGEARVAITPSSAAHLQKLGHEVFVESGAGVRAGFSNSDYEKAGVTVAQTVADLIKAVDVVAKVREPADAEIGQMREGQTLISFFYPAQNAELLEKAKEQGITAIAMDMVPRISRAQKMDALSSMANIAGYRSVIEAANNFGRFFTGQVTAAGKVPPAKVLVVGAGVAGLAAIGTATSLGARVFAFDVRPEVAEQIESMGAEFVFLDFEEQTQDGAATGGYAAPSSPEFREKQLEKFRELAPDMDVVITTALIPGRDAPVLWTKDMVEAMKQGSVIVDLAAEKGGNCELTVADERIVTENGVTIVGYTDFASRMGAQSSELYGNNIRHFMTDLTPKKDGVIVHDMEDDVIRGATVAHDHDITFPPPPPKVAAIAAQKPKEKPKELTPEERRAQEVAAFKAETKSQVTMLAGGGILLLLIGLIAPASFMSHFIVFVLACFVGFRVIWNVAHSLHTPLMAVTNAISSIIILGALMQIGSGSAWVLILAALAVLMAGVNIVGGFLVTRRMLAMFQKS; encoded by the coding sequence ATGAAGATTGGCGCTTTGAAGGAGAGTTACGAGGGCGAGGCACGGGTGGCGATCACGCCGTCTTCGGCAGCGCATCTCCAGAAGCTTGGACACGAGGTTTTCGTCGAATCCGGTGCCGGGGTACGGGCTGGTTTTTCGAATTCCGACTATGAGAAGGCCGGGGTCACTGTCGCACAAACCGTGGCCGACCTGATCAAGGCCGTTGATGTCGTGGCCAAGGTGCGCGAGCCTGCGGATGCCGAGATCGGGCAGATGCGCGAGGGGCAGACGCTGATTTCGTTCTTTTACCCGGCGCAGAACGCTGAATTGCTTGAAAAGGCGAAAGAGCAGGGCATTACCGCGATTGCCATGGACATGGTGCCGCGCATCAGCCGCGCCCAGAAGATGGACGCGCTGTCCTCGATGGCGAATATCGCCGGATATCGCTCGGTCATCGAGGCGGCGAACAATTTCGGCCGCTTCTTCACCGGGCAGGTGACGGCGGCGGGCAAGGTGCCACCAGCCAAGGTGCTGGTCGTGGGCGCTGGTGTGGCCGGCCTGGCTGCCATCGGCACTGCCACCAGCCTTGGCGCGCGGGTCTTCGCCTTCGACGTGCGCCCAGAGGTGGCAGAACAGATCGAATCGATGGGCGCCGAATTCGTGTTCCTCGATTTCGAGGAGCAGACGCAGGACGGGGCCGCGACCGGTGGCTATGCCGCGCCGTCCAGCCCGGAATTCCGCGAAAAGCAGCTCGAGAAATTCCGCGAACTTGCCCCCGACATGGATGTGGTCATCACCACCGCGCTGATTCCCGGACGGGATGCGCCGGTCCTGTGGACCAAGGACATGGTCGAGGCGATGAAGCAGGGCAGCGTCATCGTTGACCTTGCGGCGGAAAAGGGCGGCAATTGCGAACTGACCGTCGCGGATGAGCGAATCGTCACGGAAAACGGCGTGACCATCGTCGGTTATACCGATTTTGCCAGCCGGATGGGGGCGCAGTCCTCCGAGCTTTATGGCAACAATATCCGTCACTTCATGACCGACCTGACACCGAAGAAAGACGGTGTGATCGTGCATGACATGGAGGATGACGTGATCCGTGGCGCCACCGTCGCGCATGATCACGACATCACCTTCCCGCCGCCTCCCCCCAAGGTTGCGGCGATCGCGGCGCAGAAGCCCAAGGAAAAGCCGAAGGAGCTGACCCCGGAAGAGCGCCGCGCGCAGGAGGTCGCGGCCTTCAAGGCGGAAACAAAGTCGCAGGTCACGATGCTGGCCGGGGGCGGCATCCTGTTGCTTCTGATCGGGCTGATCGCGCCTGCCAGCTTCATGTCGCATTTCATCGTCTTCGTGCTGGCCTGTTTCGTGGGCTTCCGGGTGATCTGGAATGTCGCGCATTCGCTGCACACGCCCTTGATGGCCGTGACCAACGCGATTTCGTCGATCATCATTCTCGGTGCGTTGATGCAGATCGGTTCGGGCTCGGCATGGGTGCTGATCCTCGCGGCGCTTGCCGTGCTGATGGCGGGGGTCAACATCGTCGGTGGCTTCCTCGTCACCCGCCGCATGCTCGCCATGTTCCAGAAATCGTAA
- the glyA gene encoding serine hydroxymethyltransferase, translating into MNAADRDAGFFTESLSNRDPDLYAAIRDELGRQRDEIELIASENIVSNAVLEAQGSVLTNKYAEGYPGRRYYGGCQFVDVVENLAIDRAKKLFGCEFANVQPNSGSQANQGVYTALLRPGDTILGMNLASGGHLTHGAAPNQSGKWFNAVQYGVRQQDCLIDFDQVAALANDHKPKLIIAGGSAIPREIDFVKFREIADSVGAYLMADMAHFAGLVAGGEHPSPFPYAHVVTTTTHKTLRGPRGGMILTNDAEIAKKVNSAIFPGIQGGPLMHVIAAKAVAFEEALQPQFKAYAGQVVKNAQALADELIKGGLDIVTGGTDTHVVLVDLRPKNVKGNETEKALGRAHITCNKNGIPFDPEKPSVTSGIRLGTPAGTTRGFAESEFRRIARLIVEVVDGLSANGEAGNAEVEQKVKTEIEELCSRYPIYRRL; encoded by the coding sequence ATGAACGCTGCTGACCGCGATGCTGGCTTTTTTACTGAGAGCCTTTCCAACCGCGACCCCGATCTTTATGCCGCAATTCGTGACGAACTTGGCCGTCAACGAGACGAGATAGAGCTTATCGCCTCGGAAAATATTGTCTCCAACGCAGTGCTGGAGGCGCAGGGGTCGGTACTGACCAATAAATATGCCGAAGGGTATCCGGGCCGCCGCTATTATGGCGGCTGCCAGTTTGTTGATGTGGTCGAAAACCTTGCGATTGATCGCGCGAAGAAACTTTTTGGCTGTGAGTTTGCTAACGTGCAACCGAATTCCGGTAGCCAGGCAAATCAGGGCGTCTATACAGCGCTTCTTCGACCCGGAGATACCATTCTCGGCATGAATCTTGCCTCCGGTGGTCATTTGACTCATGGTGCGGCGCCAAACCAATCGGGCAAGTGGTTCAATGCAGTTCAATATGGGGTTCGCCAACAGGATTGCTTGATCGACTTTGATCAGGTCGCCGCGCTTGCGAACGACCATAAGCCAAAACTCATCATTGCTGGCGGCTCGGCCATACCGCGGGAAATTGACTTTGTAAAATTCCGCGAAATCGCCGACAGTGTCGGCGCTTATCTCATGGCCGATATGGCACATTTTGCCGGGCTCGTCGCCGGTGGTGAACATCCCTCTCCTTTTCCGTATGCCCATGTTGTCACGACTACGACGCACAAGACGTTGCGGGGCCCGCGTGGCGGCATGATACTCACCAATGATGCGGAGATTGCGAAAAAGGTGAATTCGGCGATTTTCCCGGGAATACAGGGCGGACCGCTGATGCATGTTATTGCTGCCAAGGCAGTGGCGTTCGAGGAGGCTCTGCAGCCTCAATTCAAGGCCTATGCTGGTCAGGTCGTGAAGAATGCGCAGGCTCTGGCTGACGAATTGATCAAGGGCGGCCTCGACATCGTCACCGGCGGTACGGATACGCATGTGGTGCTCGTCGACCTCAGGCCGAAGAATGTGAAAGGCAATGAAACGGAGAAGGCGCTTGGCCGTGCCCATATCACCTGCAACAAGAACGGCATCCCCTTTGATCCGGAAAAGCCGTCCGTAACTTCAGGTATTCGTCTGGGAACGCCCGCTGGCACCACTCGTGGGTTTGCAGAATCCGAGTTTCGCCGAATTGCCCGGCTTATTGTCGAGGTGGTCGATGGGCTTTCGGCCAACGGTGAAGCGGGCAATGCCGAGGTCGAACAGAAAGTCAAAACCGAGATCGAGGAACTCTGTTCCCGTTATCCGATCTATCGGCGTCTCTGA